A window of the Amycolatopsis solani genome harbors these coding sequences:
- a CDS encoding class I SAM-dependent methyltransferase, producing the protein MTAFAPDWLYLREPADAAARAPELVDTLREYLPDGEEVVVRDLGCGTGSLGRWLAGRLPGAQRWILHDDDAELLDRARTGLPPVALDGSPVTVVAERRDVTALRAADLAGTSLVTASALLDLLTRAEVTALATAIAEAGCAALLMLSVTGKVELSPGDPLDPAISASFNAHQRRLTGGRRLLGPTAADVAATAFGRLGATVIRAESAWRLGPDQAELQRQWLEGWVGAAVEQLPELRPVSDVYLQRRLEMASAGELHAVVHHGDLLVLPPSLEAAA; encoded by the coding sequence ATGACCGCGTTCGCGCCGGACTGGCTCTACCTGCGGGAACCCGCCGACGCCGCGGCCCGCGCCCCCGAACTCGTCGACACGCTGCGCGAGTACCTCCCGGACGGCGAGGAGGTCGTCGTCCGCGATCTCGGCTGCGGCACCGGCTCGCTCGGCCGCTGGCTGGCCGGCCGGCTGCCCGGCGCCCAGCGCTGGATCCTGCACGACGACGACGCCGAGCTGCTCGACCGCGCCCGCACCGGCCTGCCGCCGGTCGCGCTCGACGGCAGCCCGGTCACCGTGGTCGCCGAGCGGCGGGACGTCACCGCGCTGCGCGCCGCCGACCTCGCCGGGACGTCGCTGGTCACCGCGTCCGCGCTGCTCGACCTGCTGACCAGGGCCGAGGTCACGGCGCTGGCCACGGCCATCGCCGAAGCGGGTTGCGCGGCGCTGCTGATGCTGTCGGTCACCGGCAAGGTGGAGCTTTCGCCCGGCGACCCGCTCGACCCGGCCATCTCCGCGTCCTTCAACGCCCACCAGCGGCGGCTCACCGGCGGCCGCCGGCTGCTCGGCCCGACCGCGGCGGACGTCGCCGCGACCGCGTTCGGCAGGCTCGGCGCCACCGTCATCCGCGCGGAGAGCGCCTGGCGGCTCGGGCCGGACCAGGCGGAACTGCAGCGCCAGTGGCTCGAAGGCTGGGTCGGCGCGGCCGTCGAGCAGCTGCCGGAGCTGCGCCCGGTCTCCGACGTCTACCTGCAGCGACGGCTCGAAATGGCGTCGGCGGGCGAGCTGCACGCGGTGGTCCACCACGGCGACCTGCTGGTCCTGCCGCCGAGCCTGGAGGCGGCGGCGTGA
- a CDS encoding glycosyltransferase family 4 protein gives MNSLYVVLPGDVDDASVPSGGNTYDRRLCDRLTDAGLDVHEIAVAGSWPRPDTEARAVLGHLLAALPTGSAVLLDGLVACGVPEVVVPQARRLSLSVLVHLPLADETGLPPALAAELDALERETLRAASSVVATSEWAARRLIGHHGLAPHRVHAVPPGVDPAPPAIGTDGVSRLVCVANVTPRKGQGVLAQALETVADLRWTCECVGGIRRETKYVERLREHRLGDRFTLTGPRTGPALEATYHTADLLVLPSRAETYGMVVTEALARGVPVLTTDVDALPDTVGVAPDGSVPGMLVPGDDVEALGAALRRWLTEPDLRTRLRASARLRREALTGWDATARRIADILQRQEAAA, from the coding sequence GTGAACTCCCTTTACGTGGTCCTCCCCGGGGACGTCGACGACGCGTCCGTCCCGAGTGGCGGCAACACCTACGACCGACGGCTGTGCGACCGGCTCACCGACGCCGGGCTCGACGTGCACGAGATCGCCGTGGCCGGCTCCTGGCCGCGGCCGGACACCGAGGCCCGCGCGGTCCTCGGCCACCTGCTCGCCGCGCTGCCCACCGGGTCCGCCGTGCTGCTCGACGGCCTGGTCGCGTGCGGCGTGCCCGAGGTCGTCGTCCCGCAGGCCCGGCGCCTTTCGCTCTCGGTGCTGGTGCACCTGCCGCTGGCCGACGAGACCGGCCTGCCGCCCGCGCTCGCCGCCGAGCTCGACGCGCTGGAGCGCGAGACGCTGCGGGCCGCGAGCTCGGTCGTCGCGACCAGCGAGTGGGCCGCGCGCCGGCTGATCGGCCACCACGGGCTGGCCCCGCACCGCGTGCACGCCGTGCCACCGGGCGTCGACCCGGCGCCGCCCGCCATCGGCACCGACGGCGTGTCCCGGCTGGTCTGCGTGGCCAACGTGACCCCGCGCAAGGGGCAGGGCGTGCTCGCCCAGGCACTGGAAACCGTCGCCGACCTGCGCTGGACCTGCGAATGCGTCGGCGGGATCCGGCGCGAGACCAAGTACGTCGAGCGGCTGCGCGAGCACCGGCTCGGCGATCGCTTCACCCTCACCGGCCCCCGGACCGGCCCGGCGCTGGAAGCGACCTACCACACCGCCGACCTGCTCGTGCTGCCTTCGCGCGCCGAGACGTACGGCATGGTCGTGACCGAAGCCCTCGCCCGCGGCGTGCCGGTGCTGACCACCGACGTCGACGCGCTGCCCGACACCGTCGGCGTCGCGCCCGACGGCTCGGTGCCCGGCATGCTCGTCCCCGGCGACGACGTCGAAGCGCTCGGCGCCGCCCTCCGCCGCTGGCTCACCGAGCCCGACCTGCGGACGCGGCTGCGTGCCTCGGCCCGGCTGCGGCGCGAGGCACTGACCGGCTGGGACGCCACCGCCCGCCGGATCGCCGACATCCTCCAGCGGCAGGAGGCGGCGGCATGA